One segment of Salvia splendens isolate huo1 chromosome 20, SspV2, whole genome shotgun sequence DNA contains the following:
- the LOC121781449 gene encoding protein TIFY 10b-like → MVVKWNPPDEPWIKLNTDGAYMEATDKAGGGGLVRDHEGNMLAAFTSPLEAHSALEAELLAIQFGLFTPEIKDAPTETVNFLSAIENSGNRNAKSAVETAPMTIFYGGQVMVFNDFPADKAQEILALASKSSAVVAPPPAAESASGVPAFVAAQPSLDSDLPIARKNSLARFLEKRRDRVTANAPYPAAARKAAPVPPPKAEEWLGLGPQIQRN, encoded by the exons ATGGTGGTCAAATGGAACCCGCCGGATGAACCGTGGATCAAACTCAACACTGACGGAGCATACATGGAGGCAACGGATAAAGCCGGGGGGGGAGGACTTGTTCGTGACCACGAGGGCAACATGCTTGCAGCCTTTACCTCCCCACTCGAGGCTCACTCAGCCCTCGAAGCGGAGCTTCTGGCCATCCAATTCGG actgtTTACCCCCGAAATCAAAGATGCTCCAACGGAGACGGTGAATTTTCTGTCGGCGATTGAGAATTCTGGCAACAGAAACGCTAAATCGGCGGTGGAGACTGCACCGATGACGATATTCTACGGCGGACAGGTCATGGTCTTCAATGACTTTCCGGCGGATAAGGCGCAGGAGATCCTAGCTTTAGCTAGCAAGTCCAGCGCCGTGGTCGCTCCGCCTCCCGCCGCCGAGTCTGCCTCCGGTGTGCCTGCCTTCGTGGCCGCTCAGCCGTCTCTTGATTCTGATTTACCGATTGCTAGGAAGAATTCTTTGGCGCGGTTCTTGGAGAAGAGGCGGGACAGAGTCACCGCAAATGCGCCTTATCCAGCGGCGGCAAGGAAGGCAGCGCCGGTGCCGCCGCCGAAGGCGGAGGAGTGGCTTGGATTGGGGCCGCAGATTCAGCGCAACTAg